The genomic region ACCGGCGCGATGCGGGCGGAAAGTTCGGGGGGCTCGATACGCCCGAGTTCATCGCGATGAATCCGAATCGACTGGTGCCGGTGCTGCAGCACAACGACCTGACGCTTTGGGAGAGTCATGCGATCGTGCGGTATGTCGCGGCACAATGGGGGCGGGCCAGCCTGTGGAGGGAAGACATAGCCGAGCGGGCGGTGGTCGATCAGTGGACCGACTGGACCGTATCAACCTTCCAACCGGCCTGGATCGGGGTTTTCTCGCATGTGGTGCGGACTGCACCGGAGCGGCGGGATGCCGAGGCGATCGCGGCGGCCATGGCCAGGACAACCGACGCTCTTGCAATCATGGACGCGCAGCTCGAGAAAACTCCTTATCTCGCGGGGGAGACGTTCAGCTATGCCGATATCGTTGCCGGCGTATCACTCTACCGCTGGACGACCATGGAGATCGATAGACCCGACATGCCGGCTGTTGCGGCCTGGCACACGCGGCTTGCGGAACGCCCAGCGTTCGAGAAGGTGGTCTGCGTGTCCTATGAGGATCTGCGGGCGAGATAAACCCGGGAATCAAAAAAGGCATCCTTGATCAAGGATGCCTTTTTCGCGTTCGGACGTTGGAGGTCGTCTGAAGCTTAAAGCTGGTTGGCATGATCACGCGCGATGCGTTCGATGTCGCCGCGGGTGATGCCGAGATCGTTCAGTTCACGGTTGCCGAGCGCATTGAGCTCACGAACCGTCTGCTGATAAGCCGACCACTTCTTAAGAGTCTTGCGAATGCCCATCTCAATTTTCCTTTCGTTTGACGACTGGGATATAGAACCTAAATCTCGACCTTTGAACTAGGGATTTGTCATTTCGGCCATGCGGTTTCCGCATGGCTGGCTACGGTCGCCTCGGCTTACTCCGGACGGTCAAACAGACTCTTGGTCATCTTGTGAAAATCTCCGACAGGACCAAGATCGCAACCACGGTCGAGAAACGGCGGCGGACGGCGCCAATTGGGAGGAACGGTTCCCGCAGGACGCGTTTTCCAGGTGATACGAACAAACATGGACATCACCATGCTGGTTGTTTGCACCCTTCAAAGATACCCGCGAATCATCACTTCAAGGTATGCGTCAACGCGCACGCCGCCCCTGCGGGCCGCGCATGGCAAAGCCATCAAACCGTCATGAAACAGCGCCGCAAGCCTATTGCGCGGCACTCATGCGTTGGGGGCGGCGTTCCATTACCTCCTTGATGAAGCGGCCCGTGTGGGAACGCGGGCTTTCAGCTACCTCTTCGGGCGTACCCACGGCAACGATCTCGCCGCCGCCATCACCACCTTCGGGACCCAGATCGATGATCCAGTCGGCGGTCTTAATGACCTCGAGGTTGTGTTCGATGACCACCACCGTATTTCCGCTGTCCACAAGCTCCTGAAGCACTTCGAGGAGCTTGGCGACATCATGGAAGTGCAGACCCGTGGTGGGTTCGTCCAGCACATAAAGGGTGCGGCCGGTGGCGCGCTTGGAAAGCTCCTTGGCGAGCTTGACTCGTTGGGCTTCCCCCCCCGACAGGGTGGTCGCCTGCTGACCAATCTTGACGTAACCGAGCCCGACCCGCTGTAGGGTGACCAGCTTGTCGCGGATCACCGGCACCGCCGAGAAGAACTCCACGCCTTCATCCACCGTCAGTTCGAGAACATCGGCAATCGACTTGCCCTTAAACTGCACCTCAAGCGTCTCGCGGTTGTAGCGATGCCCCTTGCAAACGTCGCAGGTGACATAAACGTCGGGCAGAAAGTGCATCTCGATCTTGATCACGCCATCGCCTTGGCAGGCTTCGCAGCGGCCGCCCTTGACGTTGAATGAGAAGCGGCCCGGCGCATAGCCGCGAGCCTTGGCTTCGGGCATGTTGGCGAACCAATCCCGAATGTGCGTGAAGGCTCCGGTATAGGTCGCGGGATTAGACCGCGGCGTGCGCCCGATCGGGCTCTGGTCGATGTCTATGACCTTGTCGAGAAATTCGAGGCCCGTGAGGCTTTCGTGCGGGGCAGGGTGGACGCGCGCGCCGTTCAGGCGGCGGGCGACGGCCTGATAAAGCGTATCGATGGTTAAAGTCGACTTGCCGCCGCCCGATACGCCCGTAACGGCAACGAACATGCCCAGCGGGATATCGACCGAAACATTCTTGAGGTTGTTTCCAGTGGCACCCACGAGCGAGAGCTTGCGGCCCTTTTTGGGTTTGCGGCGCTCGGCCGGGATTTCGATGCCCATGCGGCCCGAGAGATACTGGCCCGTGAGGCTTTCGGGATGGTTGAGGATGTCCTGGGGGGTGCCCTGGGCGATAACGTGCCCGCCATGCACACCGGCACCAGGCCCGATATCGAGAACATGATCGGCTGTCAGGATCGCATCCTCGTCGTGCTCGACGACGATCACCGTGTTGCCCAGATCCCGCAGACGGCGCAGCGTTTCGAGCAAACGCGCATTGTCGCGCTGATGCAGGCCGATCGAAGGCTCGTCGAGCACGTAGAGGACCCCGGTAAGTCCCGATCCGATCTGGCTCGCCAGACGGATACGCTGGCTCTCGCCGCCCGAGAGGGACCCCGAGTTACGCGAAAGCGTCAGGTATTCGAGGCCGACATCATTAAGGAAGGTCAGCCGCTCGCGGATCTCCTTGAGAACACGCTCGCCGATGGCCCCTTGCGTATCATTGAGATGGCTGGGCAAATCCGTGAACCACTCGACCGCCGCCTTGATGGAAAAGTCCGCGACCTGGCCAATATGGAGATCGTTGATCTTGACGGCCAGCGCTTCGGGCTTCAGGCGATAGCCGCCGCAGGCGGGGCAGGGGGCGGCCGACATGTAGCGCTCGATATCCTCGCGCGCGGCAGACGATTCCGTCTCGCGATAGCGGCGTTCGAGGTTGCCGATCACTCCTTCAAACGGCTTATTTGTCGTATATTTGCGCAAGCCGTCGTCATAGACGAACTCGATAGGCGTCTTGTCGGTGCCGAACAGGATGGCGTGCTGCACCTCGAAAGGCAGATCCTGCCATGCGGTGCCTGTTGAAGCCTTATAGTGACGCGTTACCGCCTGCAGGGTTTGCAAATAATAAGGCGAAGACGTTTTGGACCAGGGCTGAATGGCGCCGTCGCGCAGCGACAGCGATCCGTCCGGAACGACCAGTTCGGGATCGATCTTGGCCTCGGTGCCCAGGCCGGAGCACACCGGACAAGCGCCGAACGGGTTGTTGAACGAGAACAGCCGCGGTTCGATTTCCGCGATGGTAAAGCCGGAAACCGGGCAAGCGAACTTTTCCGAGAAGGTGAGGCGCTTAGGGGTGCCGTCATCTTCGGTTTGGTCGGCGAACTCGGCAAGCGCGATGCCATCAGCCAGCCGCAGCGCCGTCTCGAAGCTCTCGGCGAGGCGGCTGGATATATCGGCGCTGACGACGACACGGTCGACGACGACTTCGATGTCGTGCTTGAGCTTCTTGTCGAGCGCGGGGGCTTCTTCGATCTCGTAGAACTCACCGTCGATCTTAACGCGCTGGAAGCCCTTCTTCATGAGCTCGGCCAATTCCTTGCGGTACTCGCCCTTGCGCCCGCGTACAATGGGAGCCAGCAGGTAAAGCCGCGTACCTTCCTCGAGCGCCAATACCTTGTCGACCATCAGGGAAACCGTCTGGCTTTCGATGGGCAGACCCGTGGCGGGTGAATAAGGAATACCCACGCGAGCAAAGAGAAGGCGCAGATAGTCGTAAATTTCGGTGACGGTGCCGACCGTCGAGCGCGGGTTGCGCGACGTGGTCTTCTGCTCGATGGAAATAGCCGGCGAAAGCCCGTCGATCTGCTCGACATCGGGCTTCTGCATCATTTCGAGAAACTGGCGGGCGTAGGCCGAAAGGCTTTCCACATACCGCCGCTGGCCTTCGGCGTAGATCGTATCGAATGCAAGCGAAGATTTGCCTGAGCCCGAAAGCCCGGTCATCACGATCAGCTTGTCCCGGGGCAGGCGGACGTCGATATTCTTGAGATTGTGCTCCCTGGCACCTCGAATGACGATGTCGCGGTCGGGATTGGAGATGTCATTCATCGGTTGCAACGTCCAAAGGTAGCGGTCCGGCAGGACCGGCAATAGCAATTCTAACGGGCGCGGGAGGCGTCCGGTTCACTTAAGCACAACATGGCCGGGCTGCAAGATGGCGGAACGCACATCTGCGATACACCAGGAACATAATATGAACATATTGAACTTCGTCAAGCTTGACAATTCCAATCGCTCGTGAACAAATTGGGAACAAAGGAGTTGTGCAAAGCTCTGCTTGGCAATGAACTTGCCGGGCCAATCCCTATATAGTGCGTCCCAGCGTGACTGGCCGGATTTCGGTTCGGCGGACAAGAGACAGGAAAGCGAAAGAATATGTCGGGAAGCGTCAACAAGGTTATTCTGGTGGGCAATCTCGGAGCGGATCCCGAGGTCCGGTCGCTGCCGAGCGGTAGCCCCGTCGTCAATCTGCGCATCGCGACGTCGGAGCGCTGGCGCGACCGCAATACGGGTGAACCGCGCGAGCGGACCGAATGGCACCGCGTGGTGATCTTCAGCGAGGGCCTGGCCAAGGTTGCGCAGAATTACCTGCGCAAGGGCTCCAAGGTTTATATCGAAGGTCAACTTCAGACCCGGAAGTGGGAAAAGGACGGTCAGGATCAGTATACGACCGAGATCGTGTTGCAGGGGTTCAATTCGACCCTGACGATGCTCGACGGGCGCGGTGAAGGCGGCGGCGAGAATGCTGGCGGGGGATATGGCTCCGGCGGATATGGTGGGGGAAGGCAGGTCGAGAACCGCAGCCGACCGACAAGCGCCCCGGCATTCGAGCCCGGCGGCATGGACGACGACATTCCGTTCTGAGGAAAAGGCGCCGAGAGGCGCCTTTTGCATTTGCCGGCTTAGCGGCGGAAGCGGGCGGCCAGCAGAATATTGGTTTCGGTGAGGCTGACGCCCTCGATGAGGCGAATGGAGCGTAAGACCTCATCGAATTCGGGCAGTGAGCCGGTATCGATTTCGGCAACGAGATCCCAGCGGCCGTTAGTGCTGTAGAGTGCGCGGACCTGCGGCAAGCCCGCTAAGGCACGCGCCACGCGGTCGGTGACGCGTCCTTCGACTTCGATCATCGCGATGGAGCGGATGCGGTCGGTCTCTTCGGACGTGCCGAGCCGCACGCCATAGCCGGTGATGATTCCACTTGCCTCCAACCGTTCCATGCGCGCCCGCACCGTCGTGCGAGACAATCCGAGAGTTGCGGCAAGACTGGAGACTGGCAGGCGGGCATTGTCTCTCAGCAGGGAGAGGAGACGACGATCTGTTTCATCAACAGTTGCCATTTTGAGTAGTTCCGCTGGCCAATATGACCAATGATAGGGCCATGTTGCGCAGATATGCAACTTATGAGCGACTGATTGCTTAGGCATGCTGCTCGTAAGCGGAGGATTTGCATGCGTGGACCGGCTCCCAGAACTGTCACCCTGATTGGTGCACCCATAGAGGAGGGGGCGGGGCGGCAAGGCTGCTCCATGGGACCGAAGGCGCTCAGGATCGCGGGTATCGAGATCGCGTTGGCGGGCTTGGGCCACACGGTTTCGGATATGGGCGATGTGGTGCTGGAGAAAGGGAACTTCACCCTTTCAGGTCTCGCACACAATGCTTCGGTGGTCACCGCGTATGGAAGGGCGATCGCTGACGCAGGGGAAGCGGCGCTGGCGCGCGGCACCGCCGTCTACCTCGGAGGGGATCACGCGCTGTCGTTCGGATCGGTTGCTGCGGCCTTGCGGCATGCTCATCGGCTCGGGAAAAAGCTGCACGTTCTCTGGCTCGATGCGCATGCCGATTTCAACACGCCGCAAACCTCGACCTCCGGGAATATGCACGGAATGCCCGCGGCATTCTTTTGCGGCGAACCGGGATTTGAGGGGATGCTTGAGTGCCCCAAGATGCCGGCAACGCGCTTCCATCTCGTTGGGGCGCGTTCGATCGATCCTGCGGAAGCGGACCTGCTCGAGGCGCGGGGCGCCGATGTCAACGACATGGCGGAGATCGATGAGCATGGCATCGGCGCCATCATCCGGCGCATCCTTGGGGAGGTGGAAGCCGAGGACGCCTTTTTGCACGTGAGCCTGGACGTAGACTTCGTCGAGCCGGATATGGCGCCCGGTGTTGGGACGACGGTACCAGGTGGTGCAACGGTGCGCGAGGCGCATCTTGCCATGGAAATGGTGGGGCGCAGCGGACGCATGATCAGCCTGGACCTGGTGGAGCTCAATCCATTTCTCGACGATCGCGGCCGGAGTGCCCGCCTTATGGTCGAATTGGCGGCCAGCGGATTTGGGCGCCGCATATTCGACAGGCCAACGCTGCCAGCCTAGGGGAAAACCATGACACGAACCGAGGAACTGATCGCGCTGGAAGCATCCCTTGGCGCGCATAACTATCAACCGCTGGACGTGGCCCTCGTGCGCGGAGAGGGCGTGTTCGTTTATGATGTTGAAGGAAAGCGCTACCTCGATTGTCTCTCGGCATATTCAGCGGTGAATCAGGGACACTGCCACCCCAGGATTCTCGCCGCGATGGTTGAGCAGGCGGGCAAGCTGACTCTGACCTCGCGCGCCTTCCGCAACGATCAGCTCGGTCTGTTCTACCGGGAGATCGCCGAACTCACCGGTTCTCATAAGGTGCTGCCGATGAATACCGGAGCCGAAGCGGTCGAAAGTGCCATCAAGGCGGTGCGGAAATGGGGGTATGAGGTCAAGGGCGTCGAAAAGGACAAGGCAGAGATCATCGTCTGCGCCAACAATTTTCATGGGAGGACGATCGGTATTGTCGGGTTTTCGACCGACCCGGACGCACGGGGCGGGTTCGGGCCGTTTGCACCTGGATTCAAGGTGGTTCCGTTCGGCGATGCCGAGGCGTTTGAGCGGGCGATAACCGGGAACACGGTTGCGTTCCTGGTGGAGCCGATCCAGGGGGAAGCCGGGGTGATCATTCCGCCAGAGGGATATTTCAAGCGGGTTCGCGAGCTCTGCACGCAACATAACGTGATGCTTATATTGGATGAGATCCAAACAGGCCTCGGGCGCACGGGCAAGTTGCTGGCGGAGCAGCACGAAGGTATCGAGGCGGATGTCACGCTCTTGGGCAAGGCGTTGTCAGGTGGGTTCTATCCCGTCTCCGCGGTGCTCTCCAATTCAGAAGTTCTCGGAGTTCTCAAGCCCGGCCAGCACGGCTCGACGTTCGGCGGCAACCCTTTGGCGTGCGCGGTTGCTCGCATGGCGATGAAGGTGTTGATCGAGGAAGGGATGATCGAGAATGCCGCCCAGCTCGGGCCTTATTTCCTTGAAGGGCTGGCCGGCATTCGCTCAAATCACGTCAAAGCGGTGCGAGGGCGCGGGCTCATGCTTGCGGTCGATTTGCATCCGGAAGCGGGGGGCGCCAGGCCATTCTGTTATAAGTTGCGGGACAAGGGCATTTTGGCCAAGGATACGCATACCGATACCATCCGCATTGCGCCGCCCCTCATCATTACCAAGGATCAGATCGACGATGCCCTGGCGGTGTTCGATACCGTCCTTGGAATCTAGTCGACAACGTGATCGGCGACATAGGCTCCGCGAGAGCCCATGGGCTTGTCGGGACCGATTGTGGTGTCGATGGATGTTTGCAGCTCGATTTCGGCATTGAAGGCCGCACCAAGGACGAAGATCTGAGCCGAAATGTAAAGCCAGAACAGCAGTACCACCGCGGCGGCGAGGGAGCCGAAGCTGGCTTCGAACTGGCCGAAATTTTCGACGTAGAGCGAAAATATCAGGCAGATCCCAAGCCACAGTAGCGTGGCCAGCACAGCGCCCGGCCAGATCCAACGCGCCTTGGCGGCTCGCCGATCGATGGTGAAACGATAAAGCAGTGAGAATGCCAATACCGCAAGTCCCATGAGCACCGGCCACCGCAAGAAGAGGGCCAATTGCTCTCCGGTGCCGGGAATCGGGCTCAGCCCGGTAAGAATGGGAATGGCGGCGACCAATGCCAATGCGGTTATCATGAATGCCGCGCCCAGCACGGTGACGATGAACGACAGCAAGACAGCAAAAAAGAAGCTGCGTCTCACCTTTTCATAATAAGCGGCGGAGGCGGCGTAGATGAGGGCGTCGACCCCGCGCGAACCGCTCCAAAGGGCTATCGCGATCGAAATGGCAAGCCCGATTCCGAGTCCGGCGGGTGGTTGGTCGAGAAGCTTGTCGAGCTGATCGACGATGACCGCAAACGCGATGTCGGGC from Pelagibacterium sp. 26DY04 harbors:
- a CDS encoding glutathione S-transferase family protein, which codes for MTEIILWGRANSANVQKALWALEEVGAAYDRRDAGGKFGGLDTPEFIAMNPNRLVPVLQHNDLTLWESHAIVRYVAAQWGRASLWREDIAERAVVDQWTDWTVSTFQPAWIGVFSHVVRTAPERRDAEAIAAAMARTTDALAIMDAQLEKTPYLAGETFSYADIVAGVSLYRWTTMEIDRPDMPAVAAWHTRLAERPAFEKVVCVSYEDLRAR
- a CDS encoding DUF1127 domain-containing protein encodes the protein MGIRKTLKKWSAYQQTVRELNALGNRELNDLGITRGDIERIARDHANQL
- the uvrA gene encoding excinuclease ABC subunit UvrA, whose translation is MNDISNPDRDIVIRGAREHNLKNIDVRLPRDKLIVMTGLSGSGKSSLAFDTIYAEGQRRYVESLSAYARQFLEMMQKPDVEQIDGLSPAISIEQKTTSRNPRSTVGTVTEIYDYLRLLFARVGIPYSPATGLPIESQTVSLMVDKVLALEEGTRLYLLAPIVRGRKGEYRKELAELMKKGFQRVKIDGEFYEIEEAPALDKKLKHDIEVVVDRVVVSADISSRLAESFETALRLADGIALAEFADQTEDDGTPKRLTFSEKFACPVSGFTIAEIEPRLFSFNNPFGACPVCSGLGTEAKIDPELVVPDGSLSLRDGAIQPWSKTSSPYYLQTLQAVTRHYKASTGTAWQDLPFEVQHAILFGTDKTPIEFVYDDGLRKYTTNKPFEGVIGNLERRYRETESSAAREDIERYMSAAPCPACGGYRLKPEALAVKINDLHIGQVADFSIKAAVEWFTDLPSHLNDTQGAIGERVLKEIRERLTFLNDVGLEYLTLSRNSGSLSGGESQRIRLASQIGSGLTGVLYVLDEPSIGLHQRDNARLLETLRRLRDLGNTVIVVEHDEDAILTADHVLDIGPGAGVHGGHVIAQGTPQDILNHPESLTGQYLSGRMGIEIPAERRKPKKGRKLSLVGATGNNLKNVSVDIPLGMFVAVTGVSGGGKSTLTIDTLYQAVARRLNGARVHPAPHESLTGLEFLDKVIDIDQSPIGRTPRSNPATYTGAFTHIRDWFANMPEAKARGYAPGRFSFNVKGGRCEACQGDGVIKIEMHFLPDVYVTCDVCKGHRYNRETLEVQFKGKSIADVLELTVDEGVEFFSAVPVIRDKLVTLQRVGLGYVKIGQQATTLSGGEAQRVKLAKELSKRATGRTLYVLDEPTTGLHFHDVAKLLEVLQELVDSGNTVVVIEHNLEVIKTADWIIDLGPEGGDGGGEIVAVGTPEEVAESPRSHTGRFIKEVMERRPQRMSAAQ
- the ssb gene encoding single-stranded DNA-binding protein, whose product is MSGSVNKVILVGNLGADPEVRSLPSGSPVVNLRIATSERWRDRNTGEPRERTEWHRVVIFSEGLAKVAQNYLRKGSKVYIEGQLQTRKWEKDGQDQYTTEIVLQGFNSTLTMLDGRGEGGGENAGGGYGSGGYGGGRQVENRSRPTSAPAFEPGGMDDDIPF
- a CDS encoding Lrp/AsnC family transcriptional regulator; translated protein: MATVDETDRRLLSLLRDNARLPVSSLAATLGLSRTTVRARMERLEASGIITGYGVRLGTSEETDRIRSIAMIEVEGRVTDRVARALAGLPQVRALYSTNGRWDLVAEIDTGSLPEFDEVLRSIRLIEGVSLTETNILLAARFRR
- the rocF gene encoding arginase, which gives rise to MRGPAPRTVTLIGAPIEEGAGRQGCSMGPKALRIAGIEIALAGLGHTVSDMGDVVLEKGNFTLSGLAHNASVVTAYGRAIADAGEAALARGTAVYLGGDHALSFGSVAAALRHAHRLGKKLHVLWLDAHADFNTPQTSTSGNMHGMPAAFFCGEPGFEGMLECPKMPATRFHLVGARSIDPAEADLLEARGADVNDMAEIDEHGIGAIIRRILGEVEAEDAFLHVSLDVDFVEPDMAPGVGTTVPGGATVREAHLAMEMVGRSGRMISLDLVELNPFLDDRGRSARLMVELAASGFGRRIFDRPTLPA
- the rocD gene encoding ornithine--oxo-acid transaminase, which gives rise to MTRTEELIALEASLGAHNYQPLDVALVRGEGVFVYDVEGKRYLDCLSAYSAVNQGHCHPRILAAMVEQAGKLTLTSRAFRNDQLGLFYREIAELTGSHKVLPMNTGAEAVESAIKAVRKWGYEVKGVEKDKAEIIVCANNFHGRTIGIVGFSTDPDARGGFGPFAPGFKVVPFGDAEAFERAITGNTVAFLVEPIQGEAGVIIPPEGYFKRVRELCTQHNVMLILDEIQTGLGRTGKLLAEQHEGIEADVTLLGKALSGGFYPVSAVLSNSEVLGVLKPGQHGSTFGGNPLACAVARMAMKVLIEEGMIENAAQLGPYFLEGLAGIRSNHVKAVRGRGLMLAVDLHPEAGGARPFCYKLRDKGILAKDTHTDTIRIAPPLIITKDQIDDALAVFDTVLGI
- a CDS encoding YihY/virulence factor BrkB family protein; amino-acid sequence: MDSYARRPIELKWSDWKQVLVRTGKTMIDMDTSLRCAGVAFFSFLSIFPSIAIVVLLVGLLADRSFLLDQLERLSFFMPDIAFAVIVDQLDKLLDQPPAGLGIGLAISIAIALWSGSRGVDALIYAASAAYYEKVRRSFFFAVLLSFIVTVLGAAFMITALALVAAIPILTGLSPIPGTGEQLALFLRWPVLMGLAVLAFSLLYRFTIDRRAAKARWIWPGAVLATLLWLGICLIFSLYVENFGQFEASFGSLAAAVVLLFWLYISAQIFVLGAAFNAEIELQTSIDTTIGPDKPMGSRGAYVADHVVD